Genomic window (Cellulosilyticum lentocellum DSM 5427):
TACTGATACTGCCCATGTTGGCTGGTACTATACGCCTGTTCAAAATAAAGCTGCTACTTGGTTAGATCCTTATATGAACGCTAATATTAATGTTTATATGGTTTCTTATGTAGTACCTATTTTTAAAGATGGTGTTTCTATTGGTGTGGTAGGTATGGATATTGACTTTAATACATTCCAGAATATCATTAATGATCTTCAACTTTATGATACAGGTTATGCTTTTCTAACTAATGCAGAAAACACCATTCTCTCGCACAAAAATCTGCCTATGGGTACAAGTCTAAATGATGAACGCTTTGGCAACCTAAATGCCATCTTAAATGATACATCATGTCAAAATACCTCTATACAATATAACTATAATAATCAAACTAAAGATCTATGCTATTCTATTCTAGGAAATGGCATGAAATTAGCTTTAACTGCACCTGTAAAGGAAATTTATTCAAATTCTCTTTCTCTTGGCCTAAAAATTATAAGTGCTGCAGCAATTGCCCTATTATTAGCTCTCTTGCTCAGTATTATTTTTAGCAGAAGGCTTATTAAACCTATTACTATGCTTACTGATATTATTGAAAAGACTTCACAATTTAACTTTAGACATACCACCAATACTAAGCAGCTTTATGCCTTGAAAGATGAAACAGGAACAATGGCACGTGCTGTACATACCATGCGTCAATCACTTAGAACAATTGTTGGTAATATTGATCAAGTGAGTGAAACGATTAACCATAATGTGTCTTCTCTTTGCTCAGTTACAGAAAATATGAATGCCATGTGTATGGATAACTCTGCTACTACCCAACAGTTAGCTGCTGGTATGGAGGAAACCTCTGCTACTACAGATCATATCAGTGAAAGCATCGCCTACATTAATACAAGTACAGCTCAAATTAGTACACTTTCTGCTAATGGAAATGTATTAGCAACTCAAGTAATGGAGCGTGCCAATACACTTTATGATAAAACAGCCTTAGCACGAGAGCAAACACAAAATGTTTACATGACAGTTAAAGATAAAACAAACCTAGCAATGGAAAATGCAAAAGCAGTAGACAAAATCAATGCACTTACTAACGTTATTAATAATATTGCTTCTCAAACAAGTTTACTTGCCCTTAATGCTTCCATTGAGGCTGCTCGCGCTGGTGATGCTGGTAAAGGTTTTGCTATCGTAGCTTCTGAGATTGCAACTTTAGCTACACAAAGCACACAAACTGTTAAAGATATTAATGCCATTATCCAAGAAGTTCATAACGCTGTATCTCATATGTCTGCCTGCTTAGTAGATACTAGTCATTTCTTAGAGAACGTCGTATTAACAGATTATGATAACTTTATGGATGTAGGTAAACAGTATGCAGATGATGCTCATAACTTTCAAGATAATATGTCTCATATCTATAATGCGATTAACGCCTTAGCCCAGACTACAGCACAAATTAATGATGCCATTCAAGGTATTAATGGCACCATTGCAGAATCAAGTTCTGGTGTTATGAATATTGCAGAAAAAACTGGTGATATGGTAAAAGCAACTACCCAAACACAGCAACTTGCTAATACCAATAAGGATTGTATTACTGAGCTTGAAAAGATTGTTAAATCTTTTACCCTTAAGTAACTATTTCTAGCTGGGGATTCTCCCCTTGCAAGCCTATGTAATAGCAAGATAGTTTCCTATTACATAAACAATAAACGCGCTATAAAACTAAGATAATCTTTAGTTTTATAGCGCATTTTCATTTTGAGTAGCTAACTTGTGAATTTTTTTGATGGATTTTAGACCACGTGTTTGAGTCGTTAGCCGAGCTTGTGGGCGTTCATCAAAAAAATGAACTTAGTGCCTGCGAAAATACGGAGCGGAACACTGAAGGATAGCCGCCCCATCTCATTTCCTTCTCAAACGCTTATTACTCTCTGTATTACTATTCCAAATAGAAAAAGAGCATTGTACTTTAATCCTGTACAATACTCTTTTGACCATTACTGCGTAATAACTCCAAATCTCCTAAACCTCTCATATCGGCTACTTAGCCTCTCTTCTTCACCTTGCTTTTTAAGTTCTGTGAGCTGCGTCATTAAATACTGCTTAAGTGCATCTGCAGCCGCTACGGGATCTAGATTGGCACCTCCCACTGGCTCTAAAATGATGTCATCAATAATGCCATAATTTAAAAGCTCTGGTGCTGTAATCTTCATTTTTTCTGCGGCTTCTTTGGCTCTCGAAGCATCTTTCCAAAGAATACTTGCAAAGCCTTCTGGTGATAAAATCGAATAAATCGTATTTTCTTGCATAAAGACTTTATCAGCTACAGCTAAAGCCAGTGCCCCACCACTTCCGCCTTCGCCTATAATACCTGCAATAACAGGTACCTTTAATCTAGCCATTTCCATAAGATTTCTGGCAATAGCTTCACCTTGGCCTCTTTCCTCAGCTCCAAGTCCACAGTAGGCACCTGGTGTATCAATTAAACAAACAACTGGCCGATTAAACTTCTCAGCTTGTTTCATGAGCCTAAGTGCTTTTCTA
Coding sequences:
- a CDS encoding methyl-accepting chemotaxis protein, which translates into the protein MNSLKHKIMSMTLLITLFTAIIIGGLSISTTTDITNTEARKSMQLTSQLKSTQLNSIISRIEQSVDTLALTTVNNISDTKAFQQNSTYVKEYTDSMERTILDFANNTQGALSVYLRYNPEFTEPTSGLFLVRSDVNSQFEKVTPTDFSTYEPTDTAHVGWYYTPVQNKAATWLDPYMNANINVYMVSYVVPIFKDGVSIGVVGMDIDFNTFQNIINDLQLYDTGYAFLTNAENTILSHKNLPMGTSLNDERFGNLNAILNDTSCQNTSIQYNYNNQTKDLCYSILGNGMKLALTAPVKEIYSNSLSLGLKIISAAAIALLLALLLSIIFSRRLIKPITMLTDIIEKTSQFNFRHTTNTKQLYALKDETGTMARAVHTMRQSLRTIVGNIDQVSETINHNVSSLCSVTENMNAMCMDNSATTQQLAAGMEETSATTDHISESIAYINTSTAQISTLSANGNVLATQVMERANTLYDKTALAREQTQNVYMTVKDKTNLAMENAKAVDKINALTNVINNIASQTSLLALNASIEAARAGDAGKGFAIVASEIATLATQSTQTVKDINAIIQEVHNAVSHMSACLVDTSHFLENVVLTDYDNFMDVGKQYADDAHNFQDNMSHIYNAINALAQTTAQINDAIQGINGTIAESSSGVMNIAEKTGDMVKATTQTQQLANTNKDCITELEKIVKSFTLK